In Salarias fasciatus chromosome 4, fSalaFa1.1, whole genome shotgun sequence, the DNA window CACACTGATAATACAAAATGTGGGAAAGGAGTTTGCACGTACTACTaggtatttttttgtttaattaatttttgttaatttttcttTGAAGATCATCGAAAAGTTTTACTCCACTGCCACCCTCCCTGTCATGAGATAACTTGCTTCTAAAACTTAAATACATTTTACCAAAACACGTAGCTGTTCACTCATTAATTGGCAGTGAGACTCACGATTTTGATGCGTTTTCAAGCTGTCATGCCACACCGCCTGACAGCCAATGCATGAGAGTTGGCAGCTATAAAACAAACtcttttgtgctgttttttttttctttttagtttttcataTGACGTGAACATAAAGATTTTATCATAGCAATCAAGCCAATCCAATGTGAAATAGCATGAGCCTGTTTGCAGATTCCCAGCAACAAAAGCATAAAAGattgtgcaactttttttttttttttttttgtcctggaTCGAACTGGTCTCGAAAGCACATGACTTTTACAAGGGATTTTAATCTGGTCCAGTCTTTGCTTGACTGTGACGTATTTTACTGGAACAGGCCTTTAGCTCTGGCATCTCCCTCCATGTCTGCTGAGATCTCATGTGAGACAAATGCAAAAGTCCagtaaacataaataaatgcaaaagttCAAGAGAAGGTCAACCGACTGTTGCAATCTAATAAGCGGTCAAGAatttgatgggaaaaaaaataggaagAGCATGCATCTTCCAAGGTATAATCTGCCTTTTGAAGGCAAATAAATACAAGAAATCTGAGGTTCAATCGTACttaaattattaataataaaactTGTTCAGCTGCAAAGAGATCCTGTAAATTTGCTGCAGACCTTTAAGTTCATTAAGTTTAAGCAATTAAGGCAGTAGAGTAGCGTTTGGTTGAACGGCCATAGTGGGTCGATCAAAAACGCCTTCGTCAGGTCATCTTGTGGTCTTGAGCGGATCGATGGCGCGGCCCCGTCTACAGCTACGATGTGTTCGTCCACTCAGAGACGTTCACGCCGACAGGACTCACCCTTTTATATCAGGAGTCAGATCTCTGCCAAGGGAATGAAAGctcacagacattttttttccaatatacTTAGGGATTTATATAAAAATGCAAAGCTTCACAAATATAGTTATCAATCTCTTTCTTCATATATCATACAGGAAATGCAGCAAAGACATGtatatacactttttttttcatacttatGCAGTCACATATCAGCTTGAGTGGATTTAATCcaccatggtgctgaaactgtATTCATATAGGTGCTCAGATCAAACAGCTCTGTAAAGTTTTAATTACACTTTATCGGAGGAAGCATTGTTAACATATCAGCACTAAAACAGGGCCTGTTCTGCCTGGTCAGCAGCTAGTTTGCACTCTTAGCACAGCTGAGCTAACTGCTCAAAGTCCTCCGCAAAACAAACATTCGCTGATCATGAAAATGACATAACATCAATGGAACTACAAAGGTAATGTCTCTCTGTGGTTTTGACTATTATTCGACTGAGATCAAAAGATAACTGAACAGAAGTCCTCAGCGACAAGTGGGGGGACGGAAATGGTTTCCTGGTGAGTTCTTAGTGTGAGTAGTTCACATTCGCTTGTATACAGAGATCaatccgtggcaggatggacagCGATGCTCAATGTCTTGACAGGAATCAACGCAGAATGGGATACAAGAGCAAAGGCACAatctgtaggaaaaaaaaaacacacacacaagtttgaACCAGTCATGTATCCTCCAATTCAGCTTGTGTTGATTCTGCTTTTTTTGTAGATTTCTACTAAGAAACTTGTTTTTACCCAACGAGAGCAAGGCCTCCACAGATGAGCCAGGCCAGGAGGCCCGGCGTGTGCACGACGCTGGTGACCACAGACTGCTGGCAGTGCTGACACACGACCCGGGCCGGGCTCTCCCGCAGCGCCGGTGCCACCATCACATGagtcactgaggaggagaaaacgaGCAGCGTTACAGGACGATGGCTTGATCAGCGGCAACGAGCAGAAGAGGAATATATACTGAAAGAGAAAGGCTGGAATTAAGAttataaacaaaaagaaaaaaatctcaaaaatgtgagtgtgtgtagcaCTGAATGAAAGGTTTTGTGAGGCAGAGAGGCTACAGATGTAGCTATTGTTCACGGCTGGGTGGGAGACCAAAAATGTATTCCGTTAACTTAGAGGGGCTTTCTTCTCGTTTCCTCTCCACCACAGAGAGGAACTGACTAGTTTGCGGTTGAGTGCATGTTCTGCAATTTGTGCAGCATTTAAAGAACCTGTGACTGCATGTGGATCACTTGCCATGGCGCTCCCTCACCTGTAGTAACAGGAACGGTCGGGGGAGGAGCGTAAGAAACACCTGTgggatgaaacacacacagataagaaACAAGAGAACACAAACCACAAGAAATCACaagtgtttctttattttcataaaCAAATAAGAGCAGCGAGCTCAGACACGAACCCTGATACACAGGAGTGGGTGCGCCAGGGAAAGCGCCTTGCTGAGGATACACTCCTGGCTGAGGCATTGGACCTCCGTAGTTCATGGGCGGTCCGGGGTAAGGTGGGGCACTTTCTTGTGGCAGATATCCTTTATCCATCTTGAGTAATCTTTACCGAACAGGAGAAAAATATTAGTGTTTTTCAGCCAGTTGATTGACAAGCGGGATTTTTAATATGTTTCTGGGATTCAGCCCGAAACATCCACAATGCAAGAAGGGCTGATCTGTTTACAATCACTTCAACCAAAATGAATGTTCACCATATGctgaaagaatgttttttttttttttaaagcttcaaaaaaatataaaacctgagttttgtttcagaaaagatcaGAGTTTAAAGGGAAATAAACTGAGTGAGATGGTAAATATGTTATGTTTTGACAACATCAAATACACAAACTGTCGTTTCAGAACAGGACACACAAATAGAAGACTATTTGACTATTGTTCCCACAAAATAGGGAAGTGACACTAATGAATCAAGCCATTTCCTGCTTTTTGTCACGAAGCAGATGCCTGAAATAAGGCTTAGTTATTGAATAAAAGAATACACAATTCTAGTTTTCTGAACATGCGATAtctcaaaaacatttctgataTTCACATCTGGGGGATAAAAGCCTTCAACCGATGAAACTGACGACTGGACTATGAACCAAGAGGAAGATGGGAGCAAATAGGAAGCTGTCAACCACTTTTATAAATCACTCATAATTGCAGAAATAGATAAAAGGGAAACTTTTTCTAATTATAGGTTGCTGGGATTAGAGGTTCTGTTTGTTGTGGTTAATAAGACCTGATATCAAATCCAAACAACGAGGAAAATCATTTTGTGCCATTCTGAGAAGTCCAGTAATAGAGCTGCAGATACGAGTACTTTCCTGTGATTTGTTCCTTTTGTTCATAAAGTAACGCCCTGAAAGCTGAAAGCCGCTGAAAAAGAAGTGGGGCTCAACCTGTGGGTTTACAGGAGGAAACAGATGTTTTATATCCACAGGAGGTATGCTGCCAACTCTGCAAGATATTTGATTAAACTCCCTGgcagagcttttctttattctttagaaacaaaaaatgtgttCTAGGGAGTCGAGATAAGGAAGGAAAAATGCGTTCTGGAAGAAAAATAGTCACCAAATACTGTTTATGTGCtcattcctgtgttttttttgttttgttttgtttttgttttgtttttttcttgttgctttGCGCATTTATGAAGCAGACACTGCAGGAAACAATGGAAATTTACTGGAAGTAATTAGGAATCCTCCGGGGGGCAGTTTCCTGAGTCTGTCATTTGTTGAGCAACAGGTCTCCTGCCTTGGTTCTGAAAAGCACCACTGAATCAAGAATGTCCCTTTAATCTAATTAATGATACACTTGATTAATACTAAACATGCCCAGTTAGTCCTCTTTATATATTCTTACTGAATTAGAATAGAATACACTATTTATCTCACCAAGgacaaatttacaaaaaaattaaagtatTCGTATAATAAATAGTTAAAATATtaggcatttgtttgagaaaatgaactgaaatacaTTTACCTGTGGACAATGAGGAAGTGTGTTGAATTTAATGATGCAGAAACACTACTGCAGCATGGCaacttctgcttttctctcaGATTGATAAATAAATAGGAGCAGCTTACCTTTGAGCTTCTATCagtaaaaacagctgagaggtcTGTGTGTCCTGAATCCTTCTGGAAAAATACTGGAAACTTCAGAGTAGAGAAGGAGAGGTAATGTGAGACAGCCCCTCTATCTCGGAAATGAAAGACATTTGTGGTCATATGACCATGATTTTCTTTCAGGCCCCTCCTATTTCCCCTCTGTGAGGAAAAGAGCTCTTTGGTAAGCATGctttcttcataaaaaaaaaagaaaagttttttttgcatgtgaaaCTAACATTTTTAAGGTGGGGGGAATAAAGTGAGGAAatgtggtgcaaaaaaaaaaagaataataataagtAATAATGCTAAttttaataagaataataatagaaatttaaaagaagaaaagatctgACTTTATAAACAgcataaatctaaaataaaaatataacaggagctatAATATATGTACAAGtatggttttttttaagtgcaacAGAAAGAGTGTATAATAAAATGACCATGATTACAAGATATTATGTCCAGGGTTTTTGCAGTATTCTGTACAGTAGAGtcgtacagtctgacagcggtggggatgaaggacctgctctTTCCTGTACTGAGCGTCTCAGTCGgacactgaaggagctgctgagctcctctaccgtccggtgcagtggctgagagctgttgTCCATAATGGATGTGAGCTTGGCCAACATCCTCCTCTCATCCAtgtcctccacagagtccagaggacagagctggccCTCCTGACCAGCTGATTCTCTTCCTGCCCCGCTCTGTGCTGCCCAGCAGACGGCGGCGtagtggacagcagaggctgcCACAGAGGCCACAGGCCCCCccgtgctgcagaccaccacctctgacctctggaggaAACGTAAAAAGCGTCACACATTACCTCACCTTCATCTACTTTTAAATACAGAGACTCTAATAAAACAACAAACGGTGTTGTTGGTCCCTCCTCTGGCTGAGTGAAGCACTTCTCCCTCCCACTGTCCACTCCCACACATAGGCTGCAGGAGAAAAGAGGCGCTGCCTTACTCTGTTTGCTCTATACTGTCCAAACAAAGACCAGTAAAGCAAAGAAAGACGACAGATATTAAAAGCGAACAGTAATGGAGTCCTTTCTGTCTGCAGCCCTACCGGTGCAGCTTGAAAGAATGCAGCAGTGCTTTCAGTTTCCCGAAACACCCGTGGTTTTCCTGTGAATCATCTTTGTTCTGTATAATAGCTTCCATGTGAGACCTtcaaacaaaaaatagaaagaaagaaaaaaaaaaacccacaatcaGACATACCCAAACCTTGTTTTCCACTGGCCTGAAAGAGTCGCCTCACTGTTTGAATTGTACAGCACATCATAACACATCAGCCCTTTTCGAGGTAGCCGTCATGTGTTTCCTGATGTGCAGAAGTCACAAAACTTCCCATGGATggaaaattattcaaataaagttttaataaaacaaatattccAGGTTCAGACAACATGTCGACTCTCGGCTTTTACATACTTTTCCACTCTTGCTTGGATCGACTTGGATACATATATTAAGGCGTGGGCAAATTAACTGGTGAATTCTTGTCCACACTTATTCAAAGGAGTTTTACACACGGCTTTGACATGTTTGTGGAGGAACTGAAGGATAAATCTTGAAATGGGGATTTACTGTGAATTTAAACCTATTAAGTGTTTTGCTAGCAGTTCACATGAAGTGAGAGTCTAGTTAAAAGAAACGACGCTCAGCAGGTGGTGGTTAACCAGAGGCAGCCGGCTCACCTCTCCCCACGCAAAGCCACATCCACAGCAGTCACTGCACATTTCAGAGCCTGAGGTCAACTGACATCAACAGGAAACTGTTCAATGGCGAACAAGACCAAAAACTCTGCTGCATGATCAGAACAGATTCATCTCCACTTCCACAGAATAGTCCCTACAGGGACTCAGATTTCGTGAGATAAAGATAAATTATCCTAACAGAGGCGTATCGGAACAACTACAGAGTCAAAGAAGGACTCCTGTTGAAGTTGAGgtgtaaaaaaacattttattaaaagcaaCACATCGTGAATTTGGAATTTTTAAAGCCTTTAGCTTTCCAGACTCAGGAGAAGAGCGGTCCCTCTCTTGATCCAGTGGTCAGGGGTCACAGCTCCTGATTCCAGGGCAATGTCCACCACAAAAGACGGCCGGCCGGCCGCACCGGCTCGCACCGGGTAGTAGTAGCACGGACACAGGTACATGCCTGTGCAGACACAGAGTGAAGGTCAGTGTCAGGAAAAAACTGCAAACTGCACAAGGAGATGAGAATGGAAGGAATTTAGAGTCATGAGACTCACTCTTGGCCATTTTCTTGCGCTTCTCCACAGGTTTGAAGTGGATGGTGGGGACGGGACAGACCATCTGCATTCGCTCGGCTTCCACCAGGCAGGAGTTCTGCTTGTCCCAGGCAGCCCCCTCCAGGAACAAGCCCCTGACAAACACTCCGtcctggaggacgatggagcaGGTGGGAAGTCAAACGGGGCATCAAacgcatgaaaaaaaaaggaaagtgatGACTAACAGCTAACCAGCTATGCCAACTAGGTAACGTAACTGAGAAGggaaaggagagggagaagagaaaaagacaaaaattgaGGCCAGagggaagaaagacagaaagaggagagcagaaggaAGTGAAGTGAGAGAGCGCAGAAAAGGGGGGACAGTAGTGCAAACAGGGCAGAAGATGAAGGGCTGATAGGATTTTAGTAAACAATCCTTAAGGGACCAGGAAGAGAAATCAGAGAAGGGTGAGACAAAAGATTTATCTAGAAAGACGagaaagaaatattaaaaaaaaaaaacacacacacacacacacaaaagagtgTGCATTAGTTTCAAAATAATgtgggaagaaaaaagagacGTGTGTACagaggggcagagagagagaaaaataaaaccacaagaCAAATTACAACATTTTTCAGTAATACAGCATCGTTCATGTTTGAGTGGGAATGAAAAAGCTGATGGAAAGCAGCACAAAGCTTACGACTCTGGAAAAATAGGTGGTCTGATGGCTCCTTTATAGGAATCTAACGATGTGTAGAAGCACTCACGGTGTGGGGGTGAAGGAGGTCGCTGTCATCCACCGTGGAAACGATAAACTCCCAGGACAGCATGTCCACTGagatctgcaaaaaaaaaaaaaaaaaaaaaccacacaactTTCACATGAGCATAAACACAATATTCCCTCTTTAACATGGTCACTTTTCTGTGAATCTGATTCAATTCTTTCAGACTGAGAGAGCAGACCGTCCCATGAGGAGATCAAACTAATGTTTGTGTTCAAAACCATCAAGAATATCACCAGACCCAGTCAGTTTGACCCATAATCCTTTGCACTGTGATGTCTGTGACCAACGCGCATGACCCCACGACCAGGAAGACCGCCAGTGTTGAAGATGGATTTGCTCGCTTTGGATTCCGCTCGTTTGTCATGGACTTTGGATGAGAAAGTCACTACTGCAAAATTTTCCACCTGCTTCAACTTTCAACGACTGTAAATTCTTCAGTTTTGATGAtgtagttattttattttaatatttttcttctAATAAACATCTGTCTTTCATCGTCACTGCTTCGAAGGTGCAGTCGAAACACCGGCACAGTAGAAAAggagaacgtgtgtgtgtgcgtgtgtgtgtggtggtgtgaaCTCTCACGCCGTGCTGTCGGGCAGACGACTGCAGCACAGCGGTGAGGAAGCCATTGGGGAAGGTGAAGGCCGACAACCAGAACAAGGTGGGGGGCTCGCCGGTCGTCGCCCAGCAGGCAAACTGATCCACCCGCTGGCAGAGGTCCACGGTCCAAGCTGCCAGAGGCTTCAGCGACGGGTACGCCTGGTGgacaagcagagagagagagacagagagagagacagagagagagagagagagagagagagagagagagagagagagagagagagagagagagagagagagagagaacaagagagaGATCAATATACCACTCAATAAGCTTCATGTTTGGCACAGTTGTGTGagatgttaaaaaataaaaagtaggAAAATCAAACAGTCAGAAGTCAAACATgatctgtgactgtgtgtgtgtacacacacacacacacacacacacacacacacacacacacacacacacacacaaacacacaccttctgCCACAGCTGTGGGACGCGGCCGTCGTAGATGCAGTTGAAGGTCTCCTCCATGCTGGATGTCATCAAAACTAAGCCGTGGATCCCCTTCTCAAGCTCCAGCAACGACGAACtgaatacacaaacacacacagttcgAACAGCAGGTATCGACAAGCCCCTTCAGGTCCCCAGTGTCGCTCCGTTTTCATTGCATGTGGCTGAATTTCTAACTGCGTCTGAACAGACTGGATGgctgtgacagacagacagacagacgcagGACGTACAGGATAGTGCTCAGCACCGAGTTGTATCTTTGGATTTCTTGCAGCAAAACCACGTTAAGAGGCGAAGGGCTGTCCTGAAGGAGCGACCAGGTGCGCTCGTAGTCGATGCACGCCGGGATCTTTCCACGGACGTCAGCCAACAGCTCCAACACCTACAAACAGGCAGGAAATGTTTTGCAACAGCCGTTCTGCAGAAAACCCAAGTGTCACATTTTCAACTGAAGAATAACTTGCTAAAAGCACATCTGTCTGCACGCTTACTTAAATATAGCCAACTGCACGCTGGGAAACTACTGGCTTCAGGAGAAATCAGCATAGCACAGAGATGGCAACCTTAAACGGCGCAAACATGCTAAATTATAATCACAAAGTGACGTCCAAACGGCATGTTTCTGACCTTTGATTCGGATTCATTCAACACACTGTAATATAAGACCGTAAAACAAATCTTTAAATAATAATCAGGATGTTAGAGTGGCAGCAAAAGCAACTAATGTGTCGATTTCACTCCCCCCTCACCTTGTCTTCTCTGCTGAGCCGCTGGGCCCCCGTGGCGGCCGCACTGGTGACCTGGGGCTGCAGGGAGAGCAGGGTGTCGAACAGAGTCCTGGTCTCAGCAACCTGACTGGCAATGCCAGCGTTGGGGTGCTGCCCGAACACCTCCGGGTTCTCTGTGGACGGCAGGTTGTGGATGTACTCCTTGTACTGGGCCAGCGGGCCGTCGCGGGGGATGTAATAAAACGGCAGGCTGGACAATCtgccagaaaaacaacaacaaaacaaatgatttctATGAATTTAAACTGAAAACGTGCTGGACacacggtggtgtagtggtcagCAGTCTGGCCTTATAGTGTttttctggagtttgcatgttctccctgtgttcaTGTGGGGTTTCTCCTGGCACACCAGTTTCCTCCATCAAGACTGAAACGGACACCTGACTGAGTTCTCAGTCTGTTTTATGCTTATGTTTCAAGTGGCAGTAATAACTTTGTCCTCTTGGTGGCACTGATACACTTCCACAAGCAAGGAGGCTCAGACGGCCACAGATCGTTTTAACAGCAAGAGAAAAGTGTTTTCTGCATAAACTCTGTGGATTTTAAGAGAAACTAAACATTTAGAAGTCCAGATGCGTTCTTTCCTTCATCTGGGAAAATTTCATCTTCTGCAAGTGTTCAAGAATATAACtagtaaaataaaacatggcAGAATTctgagtgtgtgacagtgtCTCACTTGAAGAACTGCTGGTTTACGGCGCCGTCGCAGAAATAGTCGTCTATGTATGTTGTCAGCAGGCGTCTGTCCCAGTCGTCTGTGACGTGTCCGCCATAGTTGATGTCGGCGACCAGGTACTTCAGAGCGTCCCAGGGAATCTCCTCATACTCGTCCAGGTACAGGCTGAGCAGACTCTCGCTCACCTGGGAAGGACGGCGACACACACTTGAACACGCCGACTCCATCGTTCAGCAACGCTTCAGGATCGTCGCTTTGATGTGTGCGAACACCTGACCTCGAAGTCGGAGTCGTTGAAGCCGTAAACGATGTTCCAGCCCAACTGCagaaacttcttcctctccaGGAGGATGCTGTggaagaagcagagggagaagaGCAGCTTCCGGTAGACGACGGGCTTCGAGCAGCGGCTGAACTGCGGCTCCGTCACCAGCTGGTACAGACGCTTCATGTTGGCTTTCACCCCCTGAGGGCAAACAGTACGGGGGGGCGTTAATACGGGGCAGCAGGAGTCCAGGCACCAGGGTTTGTGCATGTGGGCGTGAGCACCTTCGGCGGTTCGGTGGTCATCTTGATGCCCGTCTGCAGGATGGTGATGGGGAAGTCGGGGTGCGGCGAGGAGCTGAGCCACAGCCTGAAGTTGGGATGGCACTCCTGCGCCTGCAGCTGCTTGATCAGCTTGTCCAGCTCCGGCATCCACGGCAGCGACAGGTGGCAGTTGGCGAGGAAAACCCAATGACCTGAGCAGATGAGGTGGGTTTTCCTTCTGTCATGTCAGGTTGACTCTTTGGAAGCTCTTTTAGTGAtcgatcattaaaaaaaaaaaaaaagctaattcaCGAGTTGGTCTCGCACCGTTCTTCACGCCCTCCTCGATCATGCTCTTTGCGATGGGGACCTGGCCCTGACCCAGCGACACGGCGTGGAAGCGCTGGCTCATGCCAGAGGCgtcagccagctgcagcagggcgCCGGTGGGGTCCACTCCAGGCGACAGGACGAAGATCAGaggggtggagctggtggattCCTCCAAAACCTGGCGGGAAGACAGTTAAAGAAAACGGGAGGATGgatgagccaaaaaaaaaaaaaaaaaaaaaaaaaaaaaatctgactccTAACAGGTGTAAGATTCAAACCAAACTCGAGAAATCAAACAGGGATGAAGTGGAAACGGGCGACACTCACCGCGTTCATGTCGAGAACAGGCGGCTCCACAAAGCAGTCGCCGAGGTGGTTCACGATGAACGAGGCGACGCAGAAGGAGACGCGGTCCGGGCGCAGAGAACGCACAATCAGCATCTTCTGCAGAGCGTTGCAGTTGATCTCCCAGTTATCTGCAGGGGaacaaaacagagaggaaaGGCAGAGAAGGAGTGCAGAAGTTCTGTCACAATGATCATTCAATCAGACAGAGACAACATATATTCATCAACTCTTGGATGCAATAAGTAACaagggcaaacaaacttatatggGCAAAATTCAAAACAGTTACAAACGAGGTCAtattaaacaaagaaaagctgtttgaaGGAGAATAAAGACGAGGCTGTCCTGATCTCCTGTCAGGTTGGTTCCAGAGCAACAGCAGGGAATTTCTTCCAGCTTTAAACTACCAAAGCGACCtcgccccccaccaccaccgccaccatcACCGTCACCCGGGAGACGCACTGACTTGGTAGTGTGGCCTTCTCCGGCTCAGAGCTGGTGAACCAGAGGCTCCAGTCCACAGAAAACCGTTCAAACGACGTCATGATGCCGCGGAATTTAGGCAGCTTGTCCAGCTCTGTGATATTGTCCCAGCTGGAGTCTGCCAGCCAACCAGGACACGGGTTCGCCGTCTGATTCGTCCTATTAAGCACctagaaacacaaacaaagcaagttgttttttttttttttaatcagtctatttaaaaaaaaaata includes these proteins:
- the LOC115386980 gene encoding lipopolysaccharide-induced tumor necrosis factor-alpha factor homolog; this translates as MDKGYLPQESAPPYPGPPMNYGGPMPQPGVYPQQGAFPGAPTPVYQGVSYAPPPTVPVTTVTHVMVAPALRESPARVVCQHCQQSVVTSVVHTPGLLAWLICGGLALVGLCLCSCIPFCVDSCQDIEHRCPSCHGLISVYKRM